The following proteins are encoded in a genomic region of Periophthalmus magnuspinnatus isolate fPerMag1 chromosome 10, fPerMag1.2.pri, whole genome shotgun sequence:
- the xiap gene encoding E3 ubiquitin-protein ligase XIAP, translating to MLDLESDNAGSLDFSSLLSRQLSFNGSHLAEQVPPERLARAGLYFTGKGDKVQCFSCGKTLDNWSRGDVPVERHKEVSPKCTFIRCVYPNGSPAQNKEYNEEAERIEYGLRIGEVVDETTYPKVPHMRSEEARLQTFAQWPSSCPMRPSDLARAGFFSLRKDDHVQCFCCAGMIGAWEPEDDAWGEHEKHYPNCLFILGHDVGNIPLQGGSQEEDGGRRAVYMGTFEQRLQSFQGISHPISPERLAQAGFYSTGKGDRVLCFSCRGGLKGWEPEEDPWEEHAKHFPGCRFLLAEKGQEFINRIQLQGTAATSHQNGYSKEEDEDKPPENATKDEDPLKKLEQLQREKLCKICMDRDISVVFVPCGHLVACQQCSREVTKCPICCSAITQKVKTFIA from the exons ATGTTAGACCTGGAGTCAGACAATGCTGGGTCCTTGGATTTTTCATCATTGTTAAGTCGCCAGCTCTCATTTAATGGGTCCCATTTGGCGGAGCAGGTGCCCCCAGAGAGACTGGCACGCGCTGGGCTCTACTTCACAGGAAAAGGAGACAAAGTTCAGTGCTTCAGCTGCGGAAAGACGCTGGACAACTGGAGCAGGGGAGATGTACCTGTGGAGAGACACAAGGAG GTTTCACCCAAATGCACATTCATTCGCTGCGTCTATCCCAACGGTTCCCCTGCACAGAATAAAGAATACAACGAAGAAGCAGAGCGAATCGAGTATGGCCTGAGAATAGGAGAGGTGGTGGATGAGACCACTTACCCTAAAGTGCCCCACATGAGGAGCGAAGAGGCGCGGCTCCAGACGTTCGCACAATGGCCATCCAGCTGCCCCATGAGACCCTCTGATCTGGCCCGCGCAGGTTTCTTCTCCCTCAGGAAGGATGATCACGTCCAGTGCTTCTGCTGCGCTGGTATGATCGGCGCCTGGGAGCCTGAAGACGACGCCTGGGGAGAGCATGAAAAGCATTACCCAAACTGCTTGTTCATTCTGGGGCATGACGTTGGCAACATACCCCTCCAGGGTGGTTCTCAGGAGGAGGACGGAGGCAGGAGGGCCGTCTATATGGGCACATTTGAACAGAGGCTCCAGAGCTTTCAGGGCATCAGCCATCCCATCAGCCCCGAGCGTCTGGCCCAGGCTGGTTTTTACAGCACAG GCAAAGGAGACAGAGTGCTGTGTTTTTCCTGTAGAGGGGGTCTCAAAGGATGGGAGCCTGAAGAAGACCCATGGGAAGAACACGCCAAACACTTCCCAGG ATGTCGCTTCTTATTGGCAGAAAAGGGCCAGGAATTTATCAACAGAATTCAATTACAAGGCACCGCT GCAACAAGTCACCAAAATGGATATTCAAAAGAAGAAGACG AGGACAAGCCACCAGAGAATGCCACAAAAG ATGAGGATCCTCTGAAGAAGCTGGAGCAGCTGCAGAGGGAGAAACTGTGTAAGATCTGCATGGACCGGGACATTTCTGTGGTATTTGTCCCGTGTGGTCACCTGGTCGCCTGTCAGCAGTGCTCCAGGGAGGTCACCAAGTGTCCAATCTGCTGTAGCGCCATTACGCAAAAAGTCAAGACCTTCATTGCTTAA